tgtgtccctcggcagaccctctcctggcccttatattgtgagCTTCGTCTCGAGAGGTCTGtctgggtacgactaggttacaaagagttctatgtctaaactttccttgttttcttcgtcttcttgccttgttcttcaagaatCCTTCTTTGGAACCGACATAACGGCCCATCTTggtcggtggatgatcttcatgggcccctggttgggccgtaggAGGTAGCGTAATACTAGTTACCCGAAGGTTAATGCCCATATCACAGGCCCCTCCTCGCGTCGTCGACCACCAAAGATAGGTCAACAACGGATCTGAGCGGGAGTTAGATCCGCGGCTGCCACCACCAGCATCGCCGGACAGCAGTCGCACGGAGGAGTTGCTCCGCCTCGACCGCTGCACACCACACCTCCATGGGATCCGCCCCAGCAGCCCCCGAGAGCCGTGAACGCGCGCCTCCAGCCTAGTTATCTTTGACGCCAGGCCCGCCGCCACCACGGCCGAACGCCGGCGGTAGCGGCGGAGGGGAATCCGCCGTGGGGATTGAAgtttggtggcggctagggtttctcccCTAGCGACGCCCTAGGGAGCGACGTGGGGAGCGACCTGACTGCCAGGACGATGTGGGGACCTACATGCTAGGTGGCAGGACACAACAAACACGCATGTGATTCAGTAATCTAGGGCGTATTTGGTAGCCCGTGTTAACTTAGAATCACTACTCTACTTATACATGCTCACCCTAGCCAAGTTGAACTAAGATTTGTCACATGTTTGGTAATCTGTTGATCTTGGCTGAGATGAGGTGTTGTTTGGTAGCAAGAGTATGAATAGATGTAGTTTGAAGAAGATCTGAAAAAAGTTGAGACAATATCTAAATATTAAATACATTCAATATAAAATGCACACTTAATTTAGTATTTGAGCAGTTTTTCTAAACATTTAAATAACAATTTTACAAACAGGCCAGAGTTTTGTGGCGTGGCCCTGGCGGTACCTTGTCGGACCTGGCGGTGGAGGAGCGCGGCCGTGTGCTGCTGGGCAACCGGTGTGGAGTTCGCCGGTATCCACCCGGATTCAGCTCGCCCAGGCTGAGGGAGGAGGCAACggggctcataggagcaaatgaaAAGGAAAGGAGAGAATGAGGGGGTGGGGTTTGATCGGGCCGATGAGGGTCTAGGGGTGTCTGAGTCGGGCGAGTGGGGCTTTTTGCGGGTTGAGCTCGCCCAGACCGAGttgtgaagctcgatttgagcttcacAACTTGGCTAGGGCGAGAGCTCCTTTTTTGTATGAGGTGAGCATAGCTCAGGTGAGTTTGCTCGGGCCAACAAACACCTACATGTATAAAAATCTCTATTGAGAGGAATCTCAGGCTTAACTTGGGCTACCAAACGAAACCCTAATGTTGTCCGTTTATTATGTTATATGAACTCAATACCTTTGGATTCGTATTCAAAATCATTTTGTCGTGATTGTTATATAAAATATTGCAATGAAAAAGTTGTACCAGAAAATTATGATTGTAATTCAAAATCAGTTTACATATGACGTATATTTTTGCAACAAAGGGGCATCTGATCAGAAAATATACATGATTATTGGCATTTTCTCTCAGATCATACTCATTACTGGAGTACTTGTTAATTAgagtgctctctctctctctctctctctctctctctctctctctcaaaacaCACTTTTGGCCAATGTGTGCATACTTTTTTAGGATAATGAAGTTCTATATTAAGGTATAGTGATTGAGTCAAATCATCATTGTTCATTGAACGTATAGAATGTTTTCTCCGCAACCAAAAGTCCACTCCAAGGTTCACGAAAGAAAATAGAAAGCAAAAGTCCACTCCCTAAAAATGTTGAGAAACCAATGCATGTCCTAGGAAAAGAGAGGCACATCACATTGCATAATTTAAGCTAACTGGTAGTACAATTAAAATACATATATAATACAAGCTTTTCTTTTTCTCAAGAAAAAGAATAGTAGAACTTAAAATAAAGAAATTCCCTGGCTTATCAAAACAGACTAACATGACATTAAGTAAGGAATACCCTACAAGAGTACATGGGGAAGGAAGAACGTGGCAAGAACTCAACAGAAAACCAACTAAACTAAGGAAGGCGAGAATACAAAAgacctattttgttgtgtctgcaAAAGTGTAAAACTTCATTAGAAATCTTGATCCTAAACTAATCAATGATAGAAGAACATCCTTAAGGAGTGGATGATCTCCATGGCAACCACTCCGGTCTCCAGAACCGCAACAGCATAGCTAGCAGCCAGCCAGCCCGTCCCCCACTTGCTTTCACAAGTGCTGAATTGCATCTCACATATGACAGTAACAAGCGTATACGAGAGCATGGATAAACCAGCAACTTGTTTAACACTTGTCAGCCCAATCCAAGAAGGAAAAACATATCCTCCTGCTAAATTAAGATCTGAATTAACCAGTACTGCTAGAAGGCCAATAATACCCAATACACGGTGTGGTGTATGTACAAGTTCAGTGTGCAAAACCAAACATAAGCAATGGAAGGAGCCATCCTAGAGAGGCTTCCCAGCTACCAATCGTACATTTACATCCACTGTACATTATGCCTATGTCTACATCTCACCTTACTACTAATCAAAATGAACATCGGGTTTATTTGCTTCAGTTACATAGGTTATCTCAAGCTCAGCTATCCTCGGACCTATCTGGAGTGCAATCTGTACGAAAATTCTAAAGATTTTCCGCGTTCCAAAACAGACCCGACAATAGCATGGCGACTGCACAAATACTACTACTGTATAGCTAGCACATAGCAGCAGGGTAAGTGTACCATGGATAGGTTTTCACTCCGGTATGGTCTGCAGCGCAGGCGCCCACTGCCCGGCCTGGCCTCTGTGCCGGAAGTTGCAGCTGCTCGTCATGCAGAGGAGCTCGGAGACGACGGCGGCGCCGCCTTTGCCACCGTCCTCCTGCTCGAGCCGCCGCAGAAGGTCCTCCAGCTGCTTCTTGGTGATCCTGATCTTCACCTCCTTCACCGGCGCAGGCGATTTTtcgacctcttcctcctccaccgcgCCCTTCATGGCGTAATGCGCGGCGGGGGCGGCGCCTCGGCCACGCGGTCTGTTGAGGCAGTTGCCCATGTTTAACTGGAATTAGTGGTTCGACGGGTGATCGATGGGCTTGATCGTGGGGTTCTTGCTCGCAGGGCGGGATGGGAAATGGCGGATCTCTTCCGAAGGCGACCGAGCTGGGGAGATTTATAGGCGTGGCGGATGGAGAGAAACAAAAGAGGGGGAAGACTTGGGGGCGCCTGCCTGAGACCGTCCGATGGACACGTGGATGGTTCCGATCGAGTCCAAGTTGCCGTGCCCGGCCACGAGCCGACCAGGCAGCCATTCCGGTGCGTCCAGATTCGTGCTCTGACGTTCGATGGCACCTGGCGGTGATGGCGAGTGTGAACGGCGGTGAAAGGTTCGATGGCGGGTGGGGCCCTGAAGCTCACCTGAAGCGGTAAATGTGGCGTCTGCTGGCGAATTTTCTTGCCCGGACTAGTACAGGGGCTGCTAATTATCCTAGACCAAGACGATATGGACTATGAAGCTTTCTTTAGAAGCAACAAAAAAAATGCGACGGAAATGTAGACATCTTGGCAGATAAATCAGACGATGTTGTTATGTGCTGTTTACGACTTCACATGGCTCGTCAACAAAATTAAACATCACTGGAGTAAGAAGAGACAGCTGTTTTCAGTGTGGCTGCTCTGAATCTGTATGTGCGTACGCACAGTACAAGGAGAAACTTCGGCGCCGGTGATTAATCGGAAATTTTAATGCTCGCTCATGTGATCGACCTTTGAGTTGTGCATTTAGTCGTCGATCACCGGCTTCTTGCATATGGGCTCTCTCTCTCTTTCGCCCTCTCCAACTATTATTCGGATGACCTCCAATCATTCAGAGCACATCGCCAACTGAACAAATGATTAGCCGCGTATATTCCCTTCACGATGGCGGATGTATGTGTACATGTTGACCTGGTATAAATCACCTTAAACAATTAACATCTTCTAGACTGATTTTTTTGTTCCCATATAGAAATGGTGTAGGTGATCTTAAACAATTGTGGCAACTACAGTACGTAGTTTATCGATGAGTGCTCAAGTGCTCTGGTTTGTAGGTCGAACAAACGATCATTAATACTGCTTACAGTTGCACCAGATCGAGCACCAGCAGCAGAAAATCATTCGATCTGTGGGTCAACAATTTCAGTTGGTTGGGAATATATTCCGAGCTGGTCCGGCCACCTGATTAATTGATGTGTTCCGGTTTGAACCACAGGAGGTGTGTGTCTTGGCCCCAAATCGCCTCCGATACACCGGCCGGACGTTCGCCGTGGCcggtgcaccgtcgccgtcgcggCCGAAGCTAGCACAGGCTGGCTGGCTTCCCGccgagcggaggcggaggcggatgcAACCAAGCTAACCAACCGATGGAATTCGTTTGACTTGCTGCGACCACTACTACTAACTGCATTACACTATTTAatctgaataaacaaaatctggaaCGCAACTCTACGTATTGCGGTGGGCTAGCTCCGTTGTCCAAACCGCAGCTCAATTGTTTTCTCACGAGGACAAAGAATGCGGCTCCAGGTGCACCTACATAGGAATTTCTATCTTCTGAAACTTTTTTCAAATCCAAAAGTCCAGTACCTTCCTACAAATTAGTGAATTAGGAGGGATGGGGCTTTTTTGTGTAGAAAAATGAAAAGCCGGGCAATCTTTCTTGCATCCGAAATGTGAAATATTTATACAAAGAGGGAGAGATGAAGACAATGCAGCAGGGTTGGTTATCTAATTGGCTAGTCAAACATGAGGtagttcatagatctttgggcttTGATCACCGAGGAATAGAGACTTTACAAATAAAAGCAGGAGATTGGGATTCCATTTCTATTTGTGCTGCTGCTCTCCTAATGTATATGCACAGCAGCGAAGGTGACATTGGCATCGGAACAGAATAAGACTGCTATATACACGCATGTTTGTTTGCATTTGCGTAGATTGCAGGGCGAAACAAGAACCTCGAGCCAGAGAAGCATCACAATAATTATATGTATCTATTTTAATATTATCAGTAAAAAATTAAAGCATATGTGAAGGTGATTATTGTGTCAAATAATGTATATATATTGCCCTAAAATTTCTTCCAACATTTCTAGGTTCATTGCAAATATTTTCGGCAATTTTCTAAATGGGGTTGATGCTAGGTTGTCTACCGCGTTACGgttttgctccgttcatggtcgccacTCCAACGATTGGAGGATTGCGACCTCTTTACGaaggtgtctacacgattggagaacACGACGAAGaagtttatttcccaacatgggtggcagcatattaGGCGGATTGAGGCAAATGAAGCTTAGCCGCCGGGATAGTCACCTTTTTTTATCTTCCATTTAGGAGTCTGTTTATGAACATGTGGACTTGTGAACGGCTATGTGCATcttgttatgcagaggctgggtgtaatgcttaaaaACCTTTTGAGTAATAAATCATCATTTATCGAAAAATTCACCAATAATGATATGTCAGTATCAATATTACTGACTATGTCAGCTCTGTTAAGTTTCATGCACTAA
This region of Lolium perenne isolate Kyuss_39 chromosome 2, Kyuss_2.0, whole genome shotgun sequence genomic DNA includes:
- the LOC127330144 gene encoding uncharacterized protein, whose amino-acid sequence is MGNCLNRPRGRGAAPAAHYAMKGAVEEEEVEKSPAPVKEVKIRITKKQLEDLLRRLEQEDGGKGGAAVVSELLCMTSSCNFRHRGQAGQWAPALQTIPE